The genomic stretch CACATCAAACACTATTTATTCCCTCAAACTTTATATTATATCCATCACTTACTACTTCTACTTCAATTCTCTCTAGCTTCCATATCCAACATATCAAACACCATccatcttttattatttatcttgcTAGAGAAAGGTATTTGGAGAAGATCATTAGATGAGTATAGTCATGGTTTCATAATTCTACTCTATCTATATATCTGTGTTTGACTTTGTTGAGTTGATGGAGTACTTGAAGGAACTAGAAGGAAAAAGCATCCATGATTATTACGAGCACAAAATAAAGAAGGACAAGATGGTGGCTCCTCCTCCGATATGGGTTCCGGGACCAATTATAGTGGGTGCTGGTCCCTCAGGCCTAGCTGCATCCGCATGCCTTAAACAGAAAGGAATTCCAACTCTCATTCTTGAAAGAGAAGCTTGCTTAGCTTCAATGTGGCAGCTCAAGACCTACGATCGCCTTCGCCTTCATCTTCCCAAGCAGTTCTGCCAGTTACCCCTCATGCCATTCCCCAACAACTTCCCTTCTTACCCTACAAAGCAACAATTCTTGGCATACCTCAAGGCCTATGCTGAAAACTTCGCTATTAGGCCTCTTTTTCGCAGGACGGTCGTTAGCGCCAACTTCGACGCGAGTTTTGGAGGGTTTTGGAGGGTTAAGACGAAGCTTAACAAGAACAataaagaggaggaggaagaggaggagtatGGTTGCCGGTGGCTGATTGTGGCCACCGGCGAGAATGCGGAGCAAGTTGTGCCCCAAATTGAAGGGATGGGTGAGTTTGAAGGGCCAATCTTGCATACTAGCTTGTACAAGAGTGGAAGCTTGTTTTCTGGGAAGAATGTTTTGGTTGTTGGATGCGGAAATTCTGGCATGGAGGTTTGTCTTGATCTTTCCAATCATAATGCAAAGCCTTCCCTTGTTGTTAGAAACACGGTGAGTACACACTTCAAAATTCATTTCAgttacctaaaatcacaaacTTGAGTTTAGTCTAAAGTTTTTAATAACTTGAACGAAAAATGCTAGTCAATaatagtaaaatttattttttttgtcaatagttaattaataatattttaaaatttaagttgTTGTTGAATTATTAAACtattgatcttaaatttttttcaactaCATCTTAGATATTATTTTCGCTTCCGCGCGTCACTGTATGATTAGTATTGTTATATTCCCTTCAAGAGAAGGTGAAGATTCTTcataatactaataatataaatattttttctatatcTAAATCTGAAGTGTGATTTGATGGTGTAATTCTGGTTCACCAATTCATATAACACACTTGTTTTTTTTGGAGACAAAACTGGAAGCTGCTGAGTGAAGACAGCATActgttatattattttaaactatAGAATATATAACCGTCAAAAGAGTTTGTGTCATTCTTCTCTCACCTCATTGGAATCTGTTTGCATGCGCAAACATTAAAGTCATCATCCCAAAATgcttgaaaaaataataatgaccTTCGAGTTTGAGATCAATCTTTTTCTCTGCAAAGAACCGCTGTCAGTAGATGCTTGCAGAAAATATCCGGAATCATGAAAACATTACTCTCATGACTCTTGTGCCTACAATTTCCTAAAAAGCTACTTAACCACCTTATTTAATATGTATTAGTATAGTGTAAATCAACAAGATGACTAAATTTACGAGAATATTTTCATGTAAAAATGATACTGTCAGTCAAATAACAGTTTGTAATACTATTTTTATGTTAAAGACGTTTTTGTAAAGTAGACACTAATCAACAATGGTAACTACTTTTACATCTATTGAAATTCGATTAAACAATATTAATAGTATATTTGTTTATGTTTGTATTGATGATGCAGGTGCACATTTTACCACAACAAATGTTAGGGAAATCAACGTTTGGTTTATCCATGTGGTTGCTGAAGTGGTTCCCTATACATATTGTGGATCAGTTTTTGCTTCTAATGTCACATCTTATGCTTGGAGACACTTCCCAATTTGGACTTAATCGTCCTAAGCTTGGACCCTTAGAGCTCAAGAATTTGAATGGTAAAACACCAGTTTTGGATGTTGGCACATTAGCTCACATCAAAAGTGGCAAAATTAAGGTCACATTCTCTCCCCATTATTGTTTttccaataataataaaagacttGTTCATATATTCTGTTTCCTTGTCTTAATCAACTACAATCTATATATcctctaatttttttagaaagaaaaaaacattttttttcttctgttgcATTTTTTCCAACAATATTACACATATTTATTTGTCCAATTCTGTATATAGgtttgccggggaattaaacgACTAGCACAGCATTCAGTGGAGTTTGTTGATGGGAAAGTTGAGAACTTTGATGCCATCATTTTTGCAACTGGTTACAAAAGCAATGTACCCTCTTGGTTAAAGGTAGTGTGCTTCCTTTAATCATGTATATTTTCGCTCCTAACTTTGACATAGTATATATAGTCAATAACATCATATTgttaatcaaattaaaaatagaaacaatta from Arachis stenosperma cultivar V10309 chromosome 9, arast.V10309.gnm1.PFL2, whole genome shotgun sequence encodes the following:
- the LOC130951725 gene encoding indole-3-pyruvate monooxygenase YUCCA2-like, whose protein sequence is MEYLKELEGKSIHDYYEHKIKKDKMVAPPPIWVPGPIIVGAGPSGLAASACLKQKGIPTLILEREACLASMWQLKTYDRLRLHLPKQFCQLPLMPFPNNFPSYPTKQQFLAYLKAYAENFAIRPLFRRTVVSANFDASFGGFWRVKTKLNKNNKEEEEEEEYGCRWLIVATGENAEQVVPQIEGMGEFEGPILHTSLYKSGSLFSGKNVLVVGCGNSGMEVCLDLSNHNAKPSLVVRNTVHILPQQMLGKSTFGLSMWLLKWFPIHIVDQFLLLMSHLMLGDTSQFGLNRPKLGPLELKNLNGKTPVLDVGTLAHIKSGKIKVCRGIKRLAQHSVEFVDGKVENFDAIIFATGYKSNVPSWLKGSEMFSEKDGLPRKAFPNGWKGENGLYAVGFTKRGLLGASIDAKRIAEDIEHSWKACDATHHLLDFTSPLASS